In Sander lucioperca isolate FBNREF2018 chromosome 21, SLUC_FBN_1.2, whole genome shotgun sequence, the following proteins share a genomic window:
- the ier2a gene encoding immediate early response gene 2 protein yields MEVSVEAKRIMVVALGKLYGSRTQRGGLRLHRSLLLTLVMKSARDMYHAAQTTAESVAPGCEQQQQQSTGEVATEPTGVQMELQGPASLATGKPRTLPREEVVCSPAELRRDVENKENLCPTQHSRKRRGKAAVEPDFLPCKKAKLEQQLIVNTVLLDYVNCSSELGAHPTPIPLQRAIAAC; encoded by the coding sequence ATGGAGGTCAGCGTAGAGGCCAAGAGGATCATGGTCGTGGCTTTGGGGAAACTGTACGGCTCCCGCACCCAGCGAGGGGGTCTCCGTCTCCACCGGAGCCTCCTCCTGACTCTGGTAATGAAATCGGCCCGGGACATGTACCATGCGGCCCAGACGACGGCGGAAAGTGTTGCACCAGGATGtgaacagcaacaacaacagtccACGGGTGAGGTGGCCACGGAGCCTACTGGCGTACAGATGGAGCTCCAGGGTCCCGCTTCGCTTGCCACCGGAAAGCCTCGGACTTTACCCCGAGAGGAGGTCGTATGCTCCCCCGCAGAGCTTCGCCGCGACGTAGAAAACAAGGAGAATCTGTGCCCGACTCAGCACTCCAGGAAAAGACGGGGGAAAGCGGCTGTGGAACCGGACTTTCTGCCTTGCAAGAAAGCTAAACTTGAGCAGCAGCTCATTGTAAATACAGTTTTGCTGGACTATGTGAACTGCAGCAGTGAACTGGGAGCACACCCAACCCCCATTCCTCTACAGAGAGCCATTGCAGCGTGTTGA